A genomic region of Carassius carassius chromosome 13, fCarCar2.1, whole genome shotgun sequence contains the following coding sequences:
- the foxf1 gene encoding forkhead box protein F1, whose protein sequence is MTAEIQQPSVQTPPHNSPMSEKPHGQTPVMETSSSSSSTKTKKTNAGIRRPEKPPYSYIALIVMAIQNSPTKRLTLSEIYQFLQSRFPFFRGSYQGWKNSVRHNLSLNECFIKLPKGLGRPGKGHYWTIDPASEFMFEEGSFRRRPRGFRRKCQALKPSMYSMMNGLGFNHIPESYNFQSGGGGLSCPPNSLPLESGIGMMNGHLASNMEGMGLAGHSMSHLSTNSGHSYMGSCTGSSGSEYPHHDNSASPLLTSGGVMEPHAVYSSTASAWPPAPTGSLNNGASYIKQQPLSPCNPGTNSLQPSLPIHSMEQSYLHQNGHGTTELQGIQRYHSQSPSMCDRKEFVFSFNAMTSSSMHSAGSSSFYHHQQVSYQDIKPCVM, encoded by the exons ATGACTGCTGAAATTCAGCAACCCTCCGTGCAGACCCCTCCTCACAATAGCCCGATGTCGGAGAAACCACACGGACAGACGCCTGTGATGGagacctcctcttcctcctccagcaCCAAAACAAAAAAGACGAACGCTGGAATCCGTCGTCCTGAAAAGCCCCCGTACTCTTACATTGCTCTCATTGTCATGGCCATCCAGAATTCTCCAACCAAACGACTGACTCTAAGCGAAATTTACCAGTTCCTTCAGAGCCGCTTCCCGTTTTTCAGAGGCTCGTATCAAGGCTGGAAAAACTCGGTGCGTCACAATCTGTCTCTGAACGAGTGCTTTATCAAGCTGCCCAAAGGTCTGGGTAGACCCGGGAAGGGTCACTACTGGACCATCGACCCGGCCAGTGAGTTCATGTTCGAGGAGGGATCTTTTCGCAGAAGGCCGCGAGGATTCAGGCGCAAATGTCAGGCGCTCAAACCTTCTATGTACAGCATGATGAACGGGCTGGGATTCAATCACATACCTGAGTCTTATAATTTTCAATCGGGCGGCGGGGGCCTGTCTTGTCCTCCAAACAGTTTACCTTTGGAGAGTGGGATTGGGATGATGAATGGACATTTGGCCAGCAATATGGAAGGAATGGGCTTGGCAGGACACTCTATGTCACATTTATCAACGAATAGTGGACATTCCTACATGGGCAGTTGCACAGGATCCTCGGGGAGTGAATACCCCCACCACGACAACTCTGCATCGCCGCTTCTAACCAGCGGGGGAGTGATGGAGCCGCATGCCGTGTATTCTAGCACAGCCTCGGCCTGGCCTCCAGCGCCCACGGGCTCCCTAAACAACGGGGCGTCTTACATCAAACAGCAGCCGCTCTCTCCGTGCAACCCTGGAACCAATTCGCTACAGCCCAGTTTACCCATACACTCAATGGAACAGTCCTACCTGCACCAGAATGGCCACGGAACCACCGAACTTCAAG GTATACAACGCTATCATTCCCAATCTCCCAGCATGTGTGACAGGAAAGAGTTTGTCTTCTCCTTTAACGCCATGACCTCTTCATCGATGCATTCAGCAGGGAGTAGCTCGTTCTACCACCATCAGCAGGTCTCCTATCAGGACATCAAACCCTGTGTAATGTGA